A single genomic interval of Trueperaceae bacterium harbors:
- a CDS encoding 3-isopropylmalate dehydratase small subunit, which produces MSEFVHTFEGRAHVVGDNVDTDRIIPGKYTKTLDTGELASHLLEDYDPGLVARVGPGDVLAAGDNFGCGSSREQAPIAIKAAGISCVIARSFARIFFRNAINVGLPVVEVPDLDVADLTRIHVDVREGTVTDLTTGRTFSATRMPAVMAQILAAGGLQAYLKAGGDYSVKV; this is translated from the coding sequence GGGGCGGGCGCACGTAGTGGGGGACAACGTCGATACCGACCGCATAATCCCCGGCAAGTACACCAAGACCCTCGACACCGGCGAGTTGGCCAGCCACCTCCTCGAGGATTACGACCCCGGACTCGTGGCGCGGGTCGGTCCGGGCGACGTCCTCGCCGCCGGCGACAACTTCGGTTGCGGTTCGAGCCGGGAGCAAGCGCCCATCGCGATAAAGGCGGCGGGCATCTCGTGCGTCATCGCGCGCTCGTTCGCCCGCATCTTCTTCAGGAACGCCATCAACGTTGGCCTCCCGGTCGTGGAGGTGCCGGACCTCGACGTGGCCGACCTGACCCGGATCCACGTCGACGTCCGCGAGGGCACGGTCACCGACCTGACCACCGGTAGGACGTTCTCGGCCACACGCATGCCGGCCGTCATGGCACAGATCCTCGCGGCCGGCGGGTTGCAGGCGTACCTGAAGGCGGGCGGCGACTACTCGGTGAAGGTGTGA
- a CDS encoding CoA transferase codes for MSSAAPLAGVRVLEFTQAVLGPTAGMLLADMGAEVVRVEPTPRGDPTRYLRGFGMGYYPYFNRNKKSVVIDVKDPRGLAAVERLLEGADVLVENFAPGTMDRLGLGPSITERYPRLVYCTLKGFLPGPYEQRTALDEVVQMMSGLAYMTGPRGTPLRAGASVIDEMTGVYGALGIVLALRERDATGRGQVVESALFETAAFVMGHHLAYSVASGEEIPPMPERVSAWAVYHQFRTADDQLVFIGVTSDRQWPRFCEAFALPELAADPRLKTNNDRIRERDWLLPRLRERIGGLTLAEATERCERAGLPFSPVARPEDLFDDPQLSAGGSLLETRFPNGATGRLPALPLVMGGERWGKRLDPPGLGEHTREVLVGAGFTDEHVTELAEAGVVIAAGVAAPNAGA; via the coding sequence GTGAGTTCGGCCGCTCCATTGGCCGGCGTGCGCGTGCTGGAGTTCACCCAGGCGGTGCTGGGGCCCACCGCGGGCATGCTACTCGCCGACATGGGAGCCGAGGTCGTGCGTGTCGAACCGACGCCGCGCGGCGACCCCACCCGTTACCTACGGGGCTTCGGCATGGGCTACTACCCGTACTTCAACCGCAACAAGAAGAGCGTGGTCATCGACGTGAAGGATCCACGTGGGCTCGCCGCCGTCGAGCGTCTGCTGGAAGGCGCGGACGTGCTCGTCGAGAACTTCGCGCCCGGAACCATGGATCGCCTGGGCTTGGGGCCGTCGATCACGGAGCGCTACCCGCGCCTCGTGTACTGCACCCTGAAGGGTTTCCTCCCCGGGCCTTACGAGCAGCGCACCGCGCTCGACGAGGTCGTGCAGATGATGTCCGGCCTGGCGTACATGACGGGGCCGCGCGGCACGCCGCTGCGGGCCGGCGCGTCCGTCATCGACGAGATGACAGGCGTCTACGGGGCGCTCGGCATCGTCTTGGCGCTGCGTGAGCGCGACGCCACCGGCCGAGGCCAGGTCGTGGAGTCAGCGCTGTTCGAGACGGCGGCGTTCGTCATGGGCCACCACCTCGCCTACTCCGTAGCTTCGGGCGAGGAGATCCCACCAATGCCTGAGCGGGTCAGCGCCTGGGCCGTGTACCACCAGTTCAGGACCGCCGACGACCAGCTCGTCTTCATCGGCGTCACGTCGGACAGGCAGTGGCCGCGGTTCTGCGAGGCCTTCGCGTTGCCGGAACTCGCGGCGGACCCGCGCCTAAAGACCAACAACGACCGCATCCGTGAGCGCGACTGGCTGCTGCCACGCCTGCGGGAGCGCATCGGGGGCCTCACGTTGGCGGAGGCCACCGAACGGTGCGAGCGGGCGGGCCTGCCGTTCTCCCCGGTAGCGCGCCCCGAGGACCTGTTCGACGACCCGCAACTGTCGGCGGGCGGGAGCCTGCTCGAGACGCGGTTCCCGAACGGGGCGACGGGCCGCCTACCCGCCCTGCCGCTCGTCATGGGCGGCGAACGTTGGGGCAAGCGCCTCGACCCGCCCGGGTTGGGCGAACACACCCGCGAGGTGCTGGTCGGCGCGGGGTTCACGGACGAACACGTGACGGAGCTCGCCGAGGCGGGCGTAGTGATTGCCGCGGGCGTCGCGGCGCCGAACGCGGGCGCCTGA
- a CDS encoding dihydroorotase family protein, which produces MNTTPPYDLIVKNVRLVRPLQDGTPMTDVAITGGKFARIAPGLDASQAREVVDGGGLLAFPGLVDGHMHVGIYSPLQDDAVTESKAAAMGGVTSALTYFRTGDYYLNKGGPYEEFYPEVLERSAGRYWVDYGYHLAPINKRHIDEMPLLLDKFGVSSFKIFMFYGGHGLHGRSARQRNFLHLEEGESYDFAHFEFIMRKLSQMIADDPARGEHISLSLHCEIADILNAYTAMVERDGKLRGLHAYNAARPPHSEGLAVFIASYLAYETALANVNLLHLSGRKALEAALMMEGLFPHISFKKEVTIGHLLLDVDSPAGPYAKVNPPIRPRADVEYLWEKVLSGDVDWIVSDHACCKAEMKVSAEHPDDIWLSKSGFGGTEYLLSGLYSEGSKRGLSPNRMAELVSLNPARRYGLGAKGDVAEGLDADLVLLDPSETFVVRAADSESGQGYTPFEGQELTGKVRRTILRGHTVYLDGEIMGPARGRYLHRPS; this is translated from the coding sequence ATGAACACGACCCCGCCATACGACCTGATCGTCAAGAACGTCCGCCTGGTCAGGCCCCTCCAGGACGGCACCCCCATGACGGACGTGGCCATCACCGGCGGCAAGTTCGCCCGGATCGCCCCCGGCCTCGACGCGAGCCAGGCGAGAGAGGTCGTCGACGGTGGTGGGTTGCTGGCGTTCCCCGGCCTGGTCGACGGCCACATGCACGTGGGCATCTACTCCCCGCTGCAGGACGACGCCGTCACGGAGAGCAAGGCCGCCGCCATGGGCGGCGTCACCAGCGCGCTCACCTACTTCAGGACGGGCGACTACTACCTCAACAAGGGTGGCCCGTACGAGGAGTTCTACCCGGAGGTGCTGGAACGATCGGCGGGGCGGTACTGGGTGGACTACGGCTACCACCTAGCGCCCATCAACAAGCGCCACATCGACGAGATGCCCTTGCTGCTGGACAAGTTCGGGGTGTCGTCCTTCAAGATCTTCATGTTCTACGGTGGTCACGGCCTGCACGGACGATCGGCCAGGCAACGCAACTTCCTCCACTTGGAGGAGGGCGAGAGCTACGACTTCGCGCACTTCGAGTTCATCATGCGCAAGCTCTCGCAGATGATCGCCGACGACCCCGCGCGAGGCGAACATATCTCGCTGAGCCTGCACTGCGAGATCGCCGACATCCTCAACGCCTACACCGCCATGGTCGAGCGCGACGGCAAGCTCAGGGGGCTCCACGCCTACAACGCGGCGAGGCCCCCGCACTCGGAGGGGTTGGCCGTGTTCATCGCCTCCTACCTCGCGTACGAGACGGCGCTCGCCAACGTCAACCTGCTGCACCTCAGCGGCCGCAAGGCGCTCGAGGCCGCCCTCATGATGGAGGGGCTCTTCCCGCACATCTCCTTCAAGAAGGAGGTGACGATCGGCCACCTGCTGCTGGACGTCGACAGCCCTGCCGGCCCTTACGCCAAGGTGAACCCGCCCATCCGCCCGCGCGCCGACGTGGAGTACCTGTGGGAGAAGGTCCTCTCGGGTGACGTCGACTGGATAGTCAGCGACCACGCCTGCTGCAAGGCGGAGATGAAGGTCTCGGCAGAGCACCCCGACGACATCTGGTTGTCCAAGTCGGGTTTCGGGGGAACCGAGTACCTGCTTTCGGGGCTATACAGCGAGGGTAGCAAGCGCGGCCTGTCTCCCAACCGCATGGCGGAGCTCGTCAGCCTCAACCCGGCCAGGCGTTACGGCCTCGGCGCGAAGGGGGACGTGGCGGAGGGCCTCGACGCGGACCTCGTGCTCCTCGACCCCAGCGAGACGTTCGTGGTGCGCGCCGCCGACTCGGAGTCTGGCCAGGGCTACACGCCGTTCGAAGGGCAGGAGCTGACCGGCAAGGTCAGGCGGACCATCCTGCGTGGCCACACCGTCTACCTCGACGGCGAGATCATGGGGCCGGCCCGGGGCCGGTACCTGCACCGGCCGAGCTGA
- a CDS encoding META domain-containing protein encodes MRTALKTLIVSLAVVAGFAAARGPDIVLPDGTTCKPVDPEIGATVADGKVSHFCQDGVALVGTTQLVDDQGLVTRIEYDPAAPATILSDALVGFEVRGVTLADGTTCLNAGKGATLAFLGERVNFTCDDDAVILGYFDWDGATLLATKGVVKYSEADGFTLAGHERMEVSVLDGSAYIVGSEWRLASFGPNGTAALPDHEITLEIKDGQVAGSAGCNRYFAPVTFGVAGGVTFGPAGATMMFCEGAMEQEQRYLTALALVDDYSITPDDELVLTGGGETLVFRR; translated from the coding sequence ATGCGCACCGCGCTGAAGACCCTGATCGTCAGCCTGGCCGTCGTCGCCGGCTTCGCCGCCGCCCGCGGCCCCGACATCGTCCTCCCCGACGGGACCACCTGCAAGCCCGTCGACCCGGAGATCGGCGCGACCGTCGCCGACGGCAAGGTGAGCCACTTCTGCCAGGACGGCGTCGCCCTGGTCGGCACCACGCAACTCGTCGACGACCAGGGCCTGGTCACCCGCATCGAGTACGACCCCGCCGCGCCCGCCACCATCCTGAGCGACGCGCTCGTGGGGTTCGAGGTGCGGGGCGTGACCCTCGCCGACGGCACCACCTGCCTGAACGCCGGCAAGGGCGCCACCCTCGCCTTCCTCGGTGAACGCGTCAACTTCACCTGCGACGACGACGCGGTGATCCTCGGCTACTTCGACTGGGACGGCGCCACCCTCCTAGCGACCAAGGGCGTCGTCAAGTACTCCGAGGCCGACGGCTTCACGCTCGCCGGCCACGAACGCATGGAGGTCAGCGTGCTAGACGGCAGCGCCTACATCGTCGGCTCCGAGTGGCGCCTGGCGTCGTTCGGCCCGAACGGCACCGCCGCCCTCCCCGACCACGAGATCACCCTCGAGATCAAGGACGGCCAGGTGGCCGGCAGCGCCGGCTGCAACCGCTACTTCGCCCCGGTCACCTTCGGCGTGGCGGGCGGCGTGACGTTCGGCCCCGCCGGCGCCACCATGATGTTCTGCGAAGGCGCCATGGAGCAGGAGCAGCGCTACCTGACGGCCCTCGCGCTCGTCGACGACTACAGCATCACCCCCGACGACGAGCTCGTCCTGACTGGGGGCGGGGAGACGCTGGTCTTCAGGCGCTGA